One window from the genome of Pelodictyon luteolum DSM 273 encodes:
- a CDS encoding leucine-rich repeat domain-containing protein, which translates to MEQNTYNQCPVCSFPLTADSAVCPRCGNDILEEISSLDQQDRERHNRTIEDKKAEWYTRCLTDKLAGFQPPEEDTPVEIKENREARHICCSPDEAEFLRTTSRRDLLRDSGLRKKWWESLTAEWKDVVRHTLKVVRDPADNELLAFFDTTHLRCDNRRIHDLLPVAPLEKLQQLRCDESPVESLEPVAGLTNLQRMYAFDCDFSSLEPLRGLKTLKLLWISSTRVASLEPIRDLENLEELYCSETPITDLSALRNLKALEKLSCYKTGITSIDALSDLENLIELGINNSAVNDLSPLSALKNLEYLRCNKTAIESIEPLRNLPFLRELSIAATPVSSIEPLEMHSELEELDISYTQVRSIEPVMAHESLEKLELTAGRIPDIELERFIELHPDCEVILKS; encoded by the coding sequence TTGGAGCAAAACACCTACAACCAATGCCCCGTCTGCAGCTTCCCCCTCACTGCTGACAGCGCCGTCTGCCCCCGGTGCGGCAACGACATTCTCGAAGAGATCTCCTCGCTTGACCAGCAGGACAGGGAACGGCATAACCGTACCATAGAAGATAAAAAAGCCGAATGGTACACCCGCTGCCTGACCGACAAGCTCGCCGGGTTCCAGCCCCCCGAAGAGGACACCCCGGTAGAAATAAAAGAGAACCGGGAAGCCCGCCATATCTGCTGCAGCCCCGATGAAGCCGAATTCCTCCGCACAACCAGCCGCAGGGACCTGCTCCGCGATAGCGGACTGCGGAAAAAATGGTGGGAGTCACTGACCGCCGAGTGGAAAGACGTGGTCCGCCACACCCTGAAAGTGGTTCGGGACCCCGCTGACAATGAACTGCTCGCTTTTTTCGACACCACGCATCTGCGCTGCGACAACCGCAGGATCCATGATCTCCTCCCGGTCGCGCCCCTCGAAAAGCTTCAGCAGCTGCGGTGCGACGAGTCCCCCGTCGAAAGCCTTGAGCCTGTCGCCGGCCTCACGAACCTGCAGCGTATGTATGCCTTCGACTGCGATTTTTCTTCCCTTGAGCCGCTTCGCGGACTGAAAACCCTCAAACTGCTCTGGATTTCGAGCACAAGGGTCGCCTCACTTGAACCGATACGCGACCTGGAAAACCTTGAGGAACTCTACTGCTCCGAAACCCCGATCACCGACCTCTCTGCGCTGAGGAACCTCAAGGCCCTGGAAAAACTCAGCTGCTATAAAACAGGGATCACATCCATCGACGCGCTCTCGGACCTGGAAAACCTGATAGAACTCGGCATCAACAATTCGGCGGTCAACGACCTCTCGCCGCTTTCTGCTCTCAAGAACCTTGAATACCTCCGCTGCAATAAAACCGCCATCGAGAGCATCGAACCGCTCCGTAACCTGCCGTTCCTCCGCGAACTCAGCATTGCAGCAACTCCGGTAAGCAGCATCGAGCCCCTTGAGATGCACAGCGAACTCGAAGAGCTTGACATTTCCTATACCCAGGTACGCTCAATCGAGCCGGTCATGGCCCATGAAAGCCTTGAGAAACTGGAACTGACTGCGGGCCGGATACCCGACATCGAGCTCGAACGCTTTATTGAACTGCACCCGGACTGCGAGGTCATCCTGAAAAGCTGA
- a CDS encoding OadG family transporter subunit translates to MAFDGVILMVVGMLTVYVFIMLMIMMIKILSNVFRTHALDEEKSILDEIESKRRKKREKDMKKAAATMGTAGDAARMTAVITAAVHAHAARQS, encoded by the coding sequence ATGGCGTTTGACGGCGTAATTCTCATGGTGGTGGGTATGCTCACCGTGTATGTGTTCATCATGCTGATGATCATGATGATCAAGATCCTTTCGAATGTGTTCAGAACCCATGCGCTCGATGAAGAGAAGAGCATCCTTGACGAGATCGAGTCCAAGCGGCGGAAAAAGAGGGAAAAGGATATGAAGAAAGCTGCCGCCACCATGGGAACCGCAGGCGATGCGGCCAGAATGACGGCAGTGATAACCGCGGCGGTCCATGCCCATGCCGCACGGCAGTCTTAA
- a CDS encoding glycosyltransferase family 4 protein produces the protein MNTQLRIAQIAPLIERVPPKKYGGTERVVYHLTEGLVARGHDVTLFASGDSITSARLIAPVREGLRLGRKEHSPLITTMLMLAQVYGEMADEFDIIHSHLEYVTFPFAVHAKAPTVFTMHGRLDIDDYAAILRRYRHLPLVSISDNQRSPVPDINWVGTIYHGYPPSSFDYNLHPDDYFLYLGRFSEEKRPDQAMMLAIACGVRLKVAAKIDPVDREYFDQRIKPLLQHPLVEYVGEVDECRKRELLKNARALLNTIDWPEPFGLVMIEALASGTPVIVRGCGSAPEIITGGKTGFVCNSRMDFINAIREIDTISRSRCRQEFLERFSADAMVRSYESLYMDLLPDRRLESVLQPERRPEPLHRLLGRPAGAADRS, from the coding sequence ATGAACACGCAGCTCAGGATTGCACAGATCGCCCCGCTTATTGAACGGGTGCCGCCAAAAAAATACGGAGGCACCGAACGGGTGGTTTACCACCTTACCGAAGGTCTTGTCGCCCGCGGTCATGATGTCACCCTTTTCGCTTCGGGCGATTCGATTACAAGCGCAAGGCTCATCGCACCGGTCCGGGAAGGACTGCGGCTTGGACGCAAGGAACACTCTCCGCTGATTACGACGATGCTGATGCTTGCCCAGGTGTACGGCGAGATGGCGGACGAGTTCGATATCATCCACTCCCACCTCGAGTACGTGACTTTTCCATTCGCCGTTCACGCAAAGGCGCCTACCGTCTTCACCATGCACGGCCGTCTTGATATCGACGACTATGCCGCAATTCTCCGCAGATACCGACATCTCCCGTTAGTGTCGATCAGCGACAATCAGCGCAGTCCTGTCCCCGACATCAACTGGGTCGGGACCATCTACCACGGCTACCCTCCCTCCTCGTTCGACTACAATCTGCATCCCGACGATTATTTCCTTTACCTCGGCAGATTTTCAGAGGAAAAGCGTCCTGACCAGGCCATGATGCTTGCAATTGCCTGCGGGGTGCGCCTGAAGGTTGCAGCCAAGATAGACCCTGTCGACAGGGAGTATTTTGATCAGCGAATCAAGCCGCTTCTCCAGCATCCGCTCGTCGAGTATGTCGGCGAGGTGGATGAGTGCAGGAAAAGGGAGCTGTTGAAAAACGCACGGGCGTTGCTCAACACCATCGACTGGCCCGAGCCGTTCGGGCTCGTCATGATCGAGGCCCTTGCTTCAGGCACTCCGGTCATCGTCCGCGGATGCGGATCAGCTCCGGAAATCATCACCGGAGGCAAGACCGGATTCGTCTGCAACAGCCGGATGGATTTCATCAATGCCATCCGGGAGATTGATACCATTTCACGCAGCCGGTGCCGTCAGGAATTCCTCGAGCGCTTTTCGGCCGATGCGATGGTCCGCTCCTACGAGTCGCTCTATATGGATCTTCTCCCCGATCGCCGTCTTGAATCCGTGCTGCAGCCTGAACGCCGGCCGGAACCCCTGCATCGCCTGCTTGGCCGCCCGGCAGGTGCCGCTGACCGATCATGA
- a CDS encoding glycoside hydrolase family 65 protein, translating to MGADARVPWADSLLELSKEEWLLRKSGFRRSEKHIRINETLLTLGNGYLNIRGSLEELPSGHAGGMYISGVYDKSEADVEELVKCPMWTDLSLWVEGQKFCLSTSRAIQHEQILDLKKGALHRRTTYRHPTGKILTLETLRIVMLHNQHYGCMLVRITPRNFSGPLRVFSGLNGGVCNRGYFPEELLKHLQLEKIERGRNFMYLEMKTREQEMRIAEAASWRLVAPPGQHLKWEPRIYGEKFTSEITLDVQRGKPYLFEKLSVVTTAREVPPEAMMKDAICRLRAFVRKGVQTEIRSHVSLWDERWKQADVQIQGDDAAQKALRYNIYQLLINGPPAPGGVGAKFLSSEGYLGHVFWDTEIFILPFFIYNFPDIARNMLLYRFNTLPGARENARRLGYAGAKYAWESATTGVDVTPRFASKLERTIRFIYTGAEEDHIVSDVIYGVEKYFRVTGDEAFLVDCGLEMIFLTARFWASRVIDSGERCEIRCVIGPDEFHEHVDNNAYTNALVKWHLKLAAMLFKHVGKSRPEVLEALSERLSLTRAEAAAWLRMSRKLGFRRDQKTGVIEQFDGYFALKDHVIDRFDREGHPVLPRGVTYRNIASTRLIKQGDVLMMIMLFPHAFTRKEIEVNYDFYEKRTAHKSSLSHCVHAIMGIQAGRRQHAYSYFMKTALFDLENLHKNTDLGIHAAAVGGTWQTVISGFGGFSIKSDRLVLKPWLPKKWESLSFSVRWRDRTVDVKVLHDRVSVLVHSLEDIELPLTLYRKTSRIRTNVLTELPYTAS from the coding sequence ATGGGAGCGGATGCAAGAGTACCCTGGGCTGATAGCCTTTTGGAGCTTTCTAAGGAGGAGTGGCTCCTTCGCAAGAGCGGATTCCGGCGGAGTGAAAAGCATATCCGCATCAACGAGACCCTCCTGACGCTCGGCAACGGTTACCTCAATATCAGGGGCAGCCTTGAGGAACTGCCATCCGGCCATGCCGGAGGGATGTACATTTCCGGTGTGTACGACAAGTCCGAAGCTGATGTGGAGGAACTGGTCAAGTGCCCGATGTGGACCGACCTGTCGCTCTGGGTGGAGGGCCAGAAGTTCTGCCTGTCCACCTCCCGCGCCATCCAGCATGAGCAGATCCTCGACCTCAAAAAAGGTGCGCTGCACCGTAGAACCACCTACCGCCACCCTACAGGAAAGATCCTCACCCTTGAGACCCTCCGCATTGTCATGCTGCATAACCAGCATTACGGATGCATGCTTGTCAGAATAACCCCGCGGAATTTTTCCGGTCCGCTCCGCGTGTTCAGCGGGCTGAACGGCGGTGTCTGCAATCGCGGCTACTTTCCTGAAGAACTGCTGAAGCACCTGCAGCTCGAAAAAATCGAGCGCGGACGCAACTTCATGTACCTGGAGATGAAGACCCGGGAGCAGGAAATGCGCATTGCCGAGGCAGCTTCCTGGCGGCTGGTTGCACCGCCGGGGCAGCATCTGAAATGGGAACCGAGGATCTACGGGGAGAAGTTCACCAGCGAAATCACCCTCGATGTCCAGCGGGGAAAGCCCTACCTGTTTGAAAAGCTTTCCGTTGTCACCACCGCCAGGGAAGTGCCGCCGGAGGCCATGATGAAAGACGCCATATGCCGGCTCCGCGCCTTTGTCCGTAAGGGCGTTCAGACGGAGATCCGCTCCCATGTGAGCCTCTGGGATGAACGGTGGAAACAGGCCGACGTCCAGATACAGGGTGATGATGCCGCCCAGAAAGCCCTTCGCTACAACATCTACCAGCTTCTCATCAACGGCCCGCCGGCACCGGGGGGAGTCGGGGCGAAGTTTCTCAGCAGTGAGGGCTATCTCGGCCACGTGTTCTGGGATACGGAGATCTTCATCCTTCCGTTCTTCATCTACAACTTCCCGGATATCGCCAGAAACATGCTGCTCTACCGGTTCAACACGCTGCCGGGTGCGAGGGAAAACGCCCGGAGGCTGGGGTACGCAGGGGCAAAATACGCATGGGAGTCGGCAACGACCGGTGTTGATGTGACCCCGCGTTTCGCCTCCAAGCTTGAGCGGACCATCCGGTTCATCTATACGGGGGCGGAGGAGGATCACATCGTTTCTGATGTGATATACGGTGTGGAAAAGTATTTCCGTGTTACGGGAGACGAGGCATTTCTCGTTGACTGCGGACTGGAGATGATTTTCCTCACGGCGCGCTTCTGGGCCTCCCGTGTGATCGACAGCGGGGAGCGATGCGAGATCCGTTGCGTCATCGGGCCCGATGAGTTCCATGAGCATGTCGACAACAATGCCTATACCAATGCGCTCGTCAAATGGCACCTCAAACTGGCGGCCATGCTGTTCAAGCATGTCGGCAAATCCCGGCCGGAGGTGCTCGAAGCCCTTTCCGAACGACTTTCCCTCACCCGTGCCGAAGCAGCGGCATGGCTGAGGATGAGCCGCAAGCTCGGCTTCAGGCGAGATCAGAAAACAGGGGTCATCGAGCAGTTCGACGGCTATTTCGCCCTGAAAGACCATGTGATCGACCGGTTCGACCGTGAAGGGCACCCGGTGCTTCCCCGCGGTGTGACATACCGCAACATTGCTTCGACCCGTCTCATCAAGCAGGGAGATGTATTGATGATGATCATGCTCTTTCCTCATGCATTCACGCGTAAAGAGATCGAAGTCAACTACGATTTCTATGAAAAGCGCACGGCGCACAAGTCATCACTCAGCCACTGCGTTCACGCCATAATGGGAATCCAGGCCGGCCGGCGCCAGCATGCCTACAGCTATTTCATGAAAACGGCGCTGTTCGACCTTGAAAACCTCCACAAAAACACCGATCTCGGCATACATGCCGCAGCGGTCGGCGGAACCTGGCAGACGGTCATTTCCGGATTTGGAGGATTTTCAATCAAGTCCGACCGGCTGGTCCTGAAACCCTGGCTGCCGAAAAAGTGGGAGAGCCTCTCCTTCTCGGTCCGCTGGCGGGACCGGACGGTGGATGTGAAGGTGCTGCACGACCGGGTGTCGGTGCTGGTGCACTCCCTTGAAGATATCGAACTGCCGCTCACCCTTTACCGCAAAACAAGCAGGATCAGAACGAATGTCCTTACCGAACTTCCATACACTGCATCATGA
- a CDS encoding fumarate hydratase, which yields MTNFRNSVLSLITETSANLPSDVRRAIAAAIEREDPDSRAGLSMSAISLNIDMAVDRVAPVCQDTGMPTFFIHAPKGVDQLFMKREIEEAIAEASRTGKLRPNAVDAITGKNSGNNLGCHVPVIHFEPWEKEDIEVRLILKGGGCENKNIQYSLPMEVPGLGRAARDIDGVRKCILHSVWQAQGQGCSPGFIGVGVGGDRTSGYELAKKQLFRRVDDTNPDHDLQGLEESIMASANTFGIGPMGFGGKTTLLGCKIGKSHRVPASFFVSVAYNCWAYRRLGIIVDPADGSVKEWQFRDENEITRMAKGEGMPLTGKEVVLKAPLTEEEVRSLRVGDVVLVSGEMHTGRDAFHHYIMHHDLPEGVDTRGGVLYHCGPVILKNEDGSYAVNAAGPTTSIREEPYQADVIKKLGLRAIIGKGGMGPKTLAGLQEHGAVYLNAIGGAAQYYAACIKKVTGVDLLEEMGVPEAMWHFEVEGFPAIVTMDAHGNSLHSEIENDSKRALEAAG from the coding sequence ATGACGAACTTCCGCAATTCAGTACTGTCGCTGATCACCGAGACCTCCGCCAACCTTCCGAGCGATGTCCGCCGTGCCATTGCTGCGGCCATAGAGAGAGAGGATCCGGATTCCAGGGCAGGGCTTTCCATGTCGGCCATTTCGCTCAACATCGATATGGCGGTCGACCGCGTCGCTCCGGTCTGCCAGGACACCGGCATGCCGACATTCTTCATCCACGCCCCGAAAGGCGTCGATCAGCTCTTCATGAAGCGGGAGATCGAAGAAGCGATCGCTGAGGCATCGCGTACCGGCAAACTCCGCCCGAATGCAGTTGATGCCATCACCGGAAAGAATTCCGGAAACAATCTCGGATGCCATGTCCCCGTCATCCACTTCGAGCCCTGGGAAAAAGAGGACATCGAAGTGCGCCTCATCCTGAAGGGCGGCGGCTGCGAGAACAAGAACATCCAGTATTCCCTTCCGATGGAGGTTCCCGGACTCGGCAGGGCGGCACGCGATATCGACGGCGTGCGCAAGTGCATCCTCCACTCGGTCTGGCAGGCGCAGGGTCAGGGCTGCAGCCCGGGCTTCATCGGCGTCGGCGTCGGGGGAGACCGCACCAGCGGCTACGAGCTTGCCAAAAAACAGCTCTTCCGCCGGGTCGACGACACCAATCCGGATCATGATCTGCAGGGCCTCGAAGAGAGCATCATGGCTTCGGCAAACACGTTCGGCATCGGCCCGATGGGCTTCGGCGGAAAAACCACCCTGCTCGGCTGCAAGATCGGCAAGTCGCACCGGGTGCCGGCAAGCTTTTTCGTGTCTGTGGCATACAACTGCTGGGCCTACCGCCGTCTCGGCATCATTGTCGATCCGGCTGACGGGTCGGTGAAAGAGTGGCAGTTCCGTGACGAAAATGAAATCACCCGCATGGCCAAAGGGGAGGGGATGCCTCTCACCGGAAAAGAGGTGGTGCTGAAGGCCCCTCTCACCGAAGAGGAGGTACGCTCGCTGAGGGTCGGCGACGTGGTGCTCGTCAGCGGCGAAATGCATACCGGCAGGGATGCCTTCCATCACTACATCATGCACCATGACCTTCCCGAAGGGGTCGATACCCGCGGGGGAGTGCTCTATCACTGCGGACCGGTCATCCTTAAAAACGAGGACGGATCTTACGCCGTCAACGCTGCAGGCCCGACAACCTCGATCCGTGAAGAGCCTTACCAGGCGGACGTCATAAAGAAACTCGGCCTGCGCGCCATCATCGGCAAGGGCGGCATGGGGCCGAAGACCCTGGCCGGGCTCCAGGAGCACGGGGCGGTTTACCTGAACGCAATCGGCGGTGCTGCGCAGTACTATGCGGCGTGCATCAAGAAGGTCACCGGTGTGGATCTGCTTGAGGAGATGGGCGTGCCGGAAGCGATGTGGCATTTCGAGGTCGAAGGGTTCCCGGCCATCGTAACCATGGACGCACACGGCAACAGCCTTCACAGCGAGATAGAGAACGATTCGAAGCGCGCCCTCGAGGCAGCAGGGTAA
- a CDS encoding biotin/lipoyl-containing protein: protein MKRIRFMDVSFRDGFQSCYGARVKTEDFIPALEAAVAAGTDNFEIGGGARFQSLYFYCQEDAFEMMDAARRVVGPDINLQTLSRGANVVGLVSQSRDIIDLHARMFKKHGITTIRNFDALMDVRNIAYSGQCIHNAGLKHQVVIALMGLPPGLKESYCHTPKFYLDKLREILDAGIPFDSVAFKDASGVTTPTVVYESIKGARAMLPEGTIIEFHTHDTAGMGVACNFAAIEGGADIIDLAMAPVSGGTAEVDILTMWHRLRGTDYTLDIDPEKYIEVEALFAERMEKYYMPPEAKEVNPVIPFSPMPGGALTANTQMMRDNNTLHLFPEVIRNMREVVAKGGFGSSVTPVSQFYFQQAFANTVQGPWTKITDSYGKMVLGYFGNTPAEPDPEVVRLASEQLGLQPTKEDVHDINDRNPELGIAYNRSLLEKAGVPVTEENIFIAATCGAKGISFLQGDKPLGIRYKADVEAEMAAKVAKKHGTAEPKNVNQRLNELIVKPQKSCMSNYIVTVDGKSFNVSVADGTGAVKPVAEAAPAAVPSSGEGVPVETSLPGTVMAISVEVGDTVAEGDEIAIIEAMKMESPVKSPRAGKVVSIDVAVGDTVATGDVLVYIA from the coding sequence ATGAAAAGAATACGGTTTATGGATGTATCATTCCGTGACGGGTTCCAGTCCTGTTACGGCGCACGGGTGAAGACTGAGGATTTCATCCCCGCTCTCGAGGCTGCCGTTGCAGCCGGGACGGATAATTTCGAGATCGGTGGAGGCGCCCGGTTCCAGAGCCTGTACTTCTACTGCCAGGAGGATGCCTTCGAGATGATGGACGCCGCCCGCAGGGTTGTTGGTCCCGACATCAACCTCCAGACCCTTTCAAGGGGTGCGAACGTCGTCGGTCTGGTATCGCAGTCGCGCGACATCATCGACCTGCACGCAAGGATGTTCAAGAAGCACGGCATCACCACCATCCGCAACTTCGACGCCCTGATGGATGTGCGCAATATCGCATACTCCGGCCAGTGCATCCACAATGCGGGCCTCAAGCATCAGGTCGTCATTGCCCTCATGGGCCTTCCTCCGGGACTGAAGGAGAGCTACTGCCACACCCCGAAGTTCTACCTCGACAAGCTTCGTGAGATCCTTGACGCCGGCATTCCGTTCGACAGCGTTGCCTTCAAGGACGCTTCCGGCGTGACGACCCCGACGGTGGTCTATGAATCAATCAAGGGCGCACGTGCGATGCTCCCAGAGGGTACCATCATCGAGTTCCACACCCATGACACCGCCGGTATGGGCGTGGCCTGCAACTTCGCCGCAATTGAAGGCGGAGCGGACATCATCGATCTTGCCATGGCTCCCGTCAGCGGAGGCACGGCCGAGGTCGACATCCTCACCATGTGGCACCGCCTGCGCGGCACCGACTATACGCTTGACATCGATCCCGAGAAGTACATCGAGGTCGAGGCGCTCTTTGCTGAACGGATGGAGAAGTACTACATGCCGCCGGAAGCCAAAGAGGTCAACCCCGTCATCCCGTTCTCGCCGATGCCCGGCGGCGCGCTTACGGCCAACACCCAGATGATGCGCGACAACAACACCCTGCACCTGTTCCCGGAGGTCATCCGCAACATGCGTGAAGTGGTCGCCAAGGGCGGGTTCGGCTCGTCCGTCACCCCGGTTTCCCAGTTCTATTTCCAGCAGGCTTTCGCAAACACCGTGCAGGGCCCCTGGACGAAGATCACCGACAGCTACGGCAAGATGGTGCTCGGCTATTTCGGCAACACCCCTGCAGAGCCTGATCCGGAAGTGGTGCGGCTTGCATCCGAACAGCTCGGACTTCAGCCGACGAAAGAGGATGTGCACGACATCAATGACCGCAACCCCGAGCTCGGCATTGCCTACAACCGTTCGCTGCTTGAGAAAGCAGGCGTTCCCGTCACGGAAGAGAACATCTTCATCGCTGCAACATGCGGCGCAAAAGGGATTTCGTTCCTCCAGGGCGACAAGCCGCTCGGCATCCGCTACAAAGCTGATGTTGAGGCTGAAATGGCTGCAAAGGTGGCAAAAAAGCATGGCACGGCCGAACCGAAGAATGTGAATCAGCGTCTTAATGAACTCATCGTCAAACCCCAGAAATCCTGTATGTCAAACTATATCGTTACCGTGGACGGCAAGTCCTTCAATGTTTCGGTCGCCGATGGAACCGGCGCCGTGAAACCTGTCGCAGAAGCAGCACCTGCAGCCGTTCCTTCTTCAGGTGAGGGCGTTCCTGTTGAAACCTCTCTTCCCGGAACCGTCATGGCCATCTCCGTCGAAGTCGGTGACACGGTTGCCGAGGGTGATGAGATCGCCATCATCGAGGCCATGAAGATGGAGTCTCCCGTCAAGTCGCCGAGGGCTGGAAAAGTCGTCTCCATTGATGTCGCCGTCGGCGATACGGTGGCAACCGGTGACGTGCTCGTATACATCGCCTGA
- a CDS encoding universal stress protein, translated as MIHLTKIICPTDYSEASHTAVRYAVDFAHRVGAHVRFLHVLHGGNIAEKTAAGYGVEIGGARQEDVLPEHFSSLLMREKKKGLAADVLVLRGEADSVITEQAALWGADLIIMGSHGRTGLKRLMMGSVAEAVFRGCDIPVLLVKHDVSGRIVSA; from the coding sequence ATGATCCATCTTACCAAAATCATCTGTCCGACGGACTATTCCGAAGCGTCGCATACGGCAGTGCGCTACGCGGTCGATTTCGCCCACCGGGTAGGAGCGCATGTGCGGTTCCTGCATGTGCTGCACGGCGGCAACATCGCTGAAAAGACTGCTGCCGGCTACGGCGTGGAAATCGGCGGGGCCCGTCAGGAAGATGTGCTTCCCGAACACTTTTCGTCCCTGCTCATGAGAGAGAAAAAGAAGGGACTCGCGGCCGATGTGCTGGTGCTCAGGGGAGAGGCGGACAGTGTCATCACCGAGCAGGCCGCGCTGTGGGGTGCCGATCTCATCATCATGGGCTCCCACGGCCGCACAGGTCTCAAGCGGCTGATGATGGGCAGCGTTGCTGAAGCGGTGTTCCGCGGTTGCGACATTCCGGTGCTGCTTGTCAAGCATGACGTTTCGGGCCGGATCGTTTCGGCCTGA
- a CDS encoding sodium ion-translocating decarboxylase subunit beta, producing MRKLLLVVFSLLLFSTAGFSQTFFQTEGNSVTLQVPDSLELVKVPIRDSRNLKVGDEVKQGDFLALFSDEAHNKITVTAGVSGHITYINDSLYHKYSPIPAGTELIRISREDLLVNIQGSEVTHERLSIGLVMNNLMESTGIYALITDNNLIWTEGLGRLLMISVGILLIYLGISKGFEPLLLIPIGMGAVFSNIPLAYINDEGGILYYVFHVGIETGVFPLLIFMGVGAMTDFGPMIANPKTALLGGAAQLGIFTTLIGALVLSQYVPGINFTMKDAASIGIIGGADGPTSIFVASRLSPALLGSIAVAAYSYMALVPIIQPPIMKFFTTEAERKIKMSQLRYVSKREKIIFPLVVILLCALLLPSTAPLIGFLMFGNLMRECGVVDRLSDTSQNALINIVTIFLGLGVGSKLSAEKFLNIETLGILILGLIAFSVGTAGGILMARFMNLFLKQKINPLIGSAGVSAVPMAARVANKVGLESDPHNFLLMHAMGPNVSGVIGSAVAAGLLLAVFM from the coding sequence ATGCGCAAATTACTGTTAGTCGTGTTTTCCCTGCTGCTCTTCAGTACGGCAGGGTTTTCCCAGACTTTTTTCCAGACCGAAGGCAATTCGGTGACCCTTCAGGTTCCCGACAGCCTTGAATTGGTGAAGGTCCCGATACGCGACAGCCGGAACCTGAAGGTTGGTGACGAGGTAAAGCAGGGAGATTTTCTCGCCCTCTTTTCTGATGAGGCCCATAACAAGATTACGGTGACTGCCGGCGTTTCGGGCCACATCACCTACATCAACGATTCCCTCTATCACAAGTACTCGCCGATTCCTGCCGGGACTGAACTCATCCGGATTTCCCGGGAAGACCTCCTCGTGAACATCCAGGGATCCGAAGTGACCCACGAGAGGCTGTCGATCGGCTTGGTGATGAACAACCTCATGGAGAGCACCGGCATCTATGCCCTCATTACCGACAACAACCTGATATGGACTGAAGGTCTCGGCCGTCTGCTCATGATCAGCGTTGGCATTCTCCTCATCTACCTTGGCATTTCCAAAGGGTTTGAGCCGCTGCTTCTCATTCCGATCGGCATGGGCGCTGTGTTTTCGAACATACCGCTGGCCTATATCAATGATGAGGGCGGCATTCTTTACTATGTGTTCCATGTCGGCATCGAAACCGGTGTCTTCCCGCTGCTCATCTTCATGGGTGTCGGCGCCATGACCGATTTCGGTCCGATGATCGCCAACCCGAAAACCGCCCTGCTCGGCGGTGCTGCCCAGCTTGGTATTTTCACGACCCTTATCGGCGCACTCGTTCTCTCGCAGTATGTTCCGGGTATCAACTTTACCATGAAGGATGCCGCTTCCATTGGCATCATCGGCGGTGCCGACGGTCCGACCTCGATTTTTGTGGCTTCCCGTCTCAGCCCGGCGCTGCTCGGCAGCATTGCTGTTGCCGCCTATTCTTATATGGCGCTTGTGCCGATCATCCAGCCCCCGATCATGAAGTTCTTCACTACCGAAGCTGAGCGCAAGATCAAGATGAGCCAGCTCCGTTATGTATCGAAGAGGGAGAAGATCATTTTCCCGCTCGTCGTGATCCTGCTCTGCGCGCTTCTGTTGCCCTCAACTGCTCCCCTCATCGGGTTCCTCATGTTCGGTAACCTGATGCGCGAGTGCGGTGTTGTTGACAGGCTCAGTGATACGTCCCAGAACGCCCTCATCAATATCGTCACCATTTTCCTCGGACTCGGTGTCGGCAGCAAGCTCTCTGCAGAGAAGTTCCTGAACATCGAGACCCTCGGCATCCTCATCCTCGGTCTCATCGCCTTCTCTGTCGGTACGGCCGGCGGTATCCTCATGGCTCGGTTCATGAACCTCTTCCTCAAGCAGAAGATCAATCCGCTTATCGGTTCAGCCGGCGTCTCGGCTGTGCCGATGGCCGCCCGTGTAGCGAACAAGGTCGGTCTTGAGTCTGATCCGCACAACTTCCTCCTGATGCATGCCATGGGGCCGAACGTGTCCGGCGTCATCGGCTCTGCGGTTGCCGCGGGTCTACTCCTCGCTGTGTTCATGTAA